The following proteins come from a genomic window of Frankia casuarinae:
- a CDS encoding acyl-CoA dehydrogenase family protein: protein MFWPGPAHPDDETRHWLARVEKVAPVLVQHREQAEQERMTPPDVIDALREQNIHRMWVSPAFGGGGVSVRTGSAVLQALARIDASVAWQMGVQGVIGRMSDYLPEQTAGRMFRESDGLVVGGINPSGHAEAVPGGYRVRGRWSFASGSTHADWLVCASLVTETSAAGEVAAGSKANSSAPAPPTTRMMFVPRDAVRFTDDWFTIGLRGTGSVSFTVDDLFVPEEHTVDGGLLRRLPAARPSRGYPIAYYDFGPFTTASTALGIAQDALSAFPGLAVSAVPARGTETLASSHTVQAGLARAAALVRAGELLLDDAAGHASARLIGGEKLSALIRLAATAAGENTLKAVDTLHGLAGTRALGAAGRLDRCFRDIHTVVAHITLAPTNFEMVGSYLLGGSLLMRR, encoded by the coding sequence ATGTTCTGGCCAGGCCCCGCCCACCCCGACGACGAGACCAGGCACTGGCTCGCCCGGGTCGAGAAAGTCGCCCCAGTCCTGGTCCAGCACCGTGAACAGGCCGAACAGGAGAGAATGACGCCGCCCGACGTCATCGACGCCCTGCGTGAGCAGAACATCCACCGGATGTGGGTCTCCCCGGCCTTCGGCGGCGGCGGGGTGAGTGTCCGGACCGGTTCCGCGGTGCTCCAGGCGCTCGCCCGGATCGACGCCTCCGTCGCCTGGCAGATGGGGGTCCAGGGCGTCATCGGCCGGATGTCGGACTACCTCCCGGAGCAGACGGCCGGCCGGATGTTCCGGGAGAGCGATGGTCTCGTCGTCGGTGGGATCAACCCGTCGGGCCACGCCGAGGCCGTCCCCGGCGGTTACCGGGTACGCGGTCGGTGGTCCTTCGCCAGCGGCTCCACCCACGCCGACTGGCTGGTGTGCGCCTCACTCGTCACCGAAACCAGCGCGGCCGGCGAGGTAGCCGCGGGAAGTAAGGCGAACTCGTCGGCCCCGGCCCCGCCCACAACCCGGATGATGTTCGTTCCGCGGGATGCCGTCCGTTTCACCGACGACTGGTTCACGATAGGGCTGCGCGGCACCGGGAGCGTCAGCTTCACTGTCGACGACCTCTTCGTCCCCGAGGAGCACACCGTCGACGGCGGGCTGCTGCGCCGGCTGCCCGCGGCCCGGCCCTCGCGCGGCTACCCCATCGCGTACTACGACTTCGGCCCGTTCACGACCGCGTCAACGGCGCTCGGCATCGCCCAGGACGCGCTGAGCGCCTTCCCGGGGCTGGCGGTCAGCGCGGTTCCTGCCCGCGGGACGGAGACATTGGCGTCCAGCCATACCGTTCAGGCCGGCCTCGCCCGCGCCGCGGCCCTGGTCAGGGCGGGTGAACTGCTGCTCGACGATGCGGCCGGCCACGCGAGTGCCCGCCTCATCGGCGGGGAGAAGCTCAGCGCCCTGATCCGGCTCGCCGCCACCGCCGCCGGCGAAAACACCCTGAAGGCCGTGGACACCCTGCACGGCCTGGCCGGCACCAGGGCCCTGGGCGCGGCAGGCCGGCTCGACCGCTGCTTCCGCGACATCCACACCGTGGTCGCGCACATCACCCTGGCGCCGACGAACTTCGAGATGGTCGGGTCGTATCTCCTGGGCGGCTCGTTGCTGATGCGGCGCTGA
- a CDS encoding alkaline phosphatase D family protein gives MRGGRPTFTSGVQSGDVTADSAVVWARADRPAVLAVDVAATETFTAARRVGVVRVDAATDFTTSVPVRGLPAGEEVFYRVRLASADDPALVGETSTGRFRTAPGRAGDVSFVWSGDICGQGWGINPDLGGMRIFETMRRLNPDFAICSGDTVYADGPILPTVPLADGSVWRNLVVPEKSKVAETLAEYRGNYRYNLLDANLLAFNREVPWVFQWDDHETLNNWYPGEILDDSRYSEKRVDVLAARSRQAFLEYTPFIPGRADPGGRIYRRISYGPLLDVFVLDMRSFKNPNPDAQEDPAGVAILGRHQSEWLLAGLAASRATWKVVAADLPLGLLVPDNPSGVEAVAQGRPGAPLGREVEIADLLAGLRRHRVRNVVWVTADVHYTAAHHYHPDRAAFTDFDPFWEFVSGPLNAGTFGPNTLDPTFGPEAVFVKAPPAGQSNLPPSAGLQFFGRVHLDPGGGLTVELRDSGGAVLWSTTLAVV, from the coding sequence GTGCGGGGTGGCCGGCCCACGTTTACCTCCGGCGTGCAGTCCGGCGATGTCACCGCGGACAGCGCGGTGGTGTGGGCACGGGCCGATCGGCCGGCGGTGCTCGCGGTCGACGTGGCAGCCACCGAGACGTTCACCGCAGCCCGGCGGGTCGGCGTCGTCCGGGTGGACGCGGCGACCGACTTCACCACCTCGGTGCCGGTCCGCGGCCTGCCTGCCGGCGAGGAGGTGTTCTACCGGGTCCGCCTCGCCTCGGCGGATGACCCGGCGCTCGTCGGCGAGACGTCGACCGGCCGGTTCCGGACCGCCCCCGGCCGTGCTGGCGACGTCTCGTTCGTCTGGTCTGGTGACATCTGCGGCCAGGGGTGGGGTATCAACCCCGATCTCGGCGGGATGCGGATCTTCGAGACGATGCGCCGGCTGAACCCGGACTTCGCGATCTGCTCCGGGGACACCGTGTACGCGGACGGGCCGATCCTCCCGACGGTTCCGCTCGCGGACGGCTCGGTGTGGCGCAACCTCGTCGTCCCGGAGAAGTCCAAGGTCGCCGAGACCCTCGCGGAGTACCGCGGCAACTACCGGTACAATCTGCTCGACGCAAACCTGCTCGCGTTCAACCGCGAGGTGCCGTGGGTGTTCCAGTGGGACGACCACGAGACGCTCAACAACTGGTATCCCGGTGAGATTCTCGACGACTCCCGGTACAGCGAGAAACGGGTGGACGTCCTCGCGGCGCGCTCGCGGCAGGCGTTCCTGGAGTACACCCCGTTCATTCCCGGTCGGGCCGACCCGGGCGGGAGGATCTACCGCAGGATCTCCTACGGCCCGCTGCTCGATGTCTTCGTCCTGGACATGCGCTCGTTCAAGAACCCGAATCCCGACGCCCAGGAGGATCCCGCCGGCGTGGCGATACTCGGCCGCCACCAGAGCGAGTGGCTGCTGGCCGGGCTCGCCGCCAGCCGCGCCACCTGGAAGGTGGTCGCCGCCGATCTCCCGCTCGGGCTGCTGGTGCCGGACAACCCGAGCGGCGTGGAGGCGGTGGCGCAGGGCCGGCCGGGTGCCCCGCTGGGGCGCGAGGTGGAAATTGCGGACCTCCTCGCCGGCCTCCGCCGGCACCGGGTCCGCAATGTGGTCTGGGTGACTGCTGACGTCCATTACACGGCGGCACACCACTACCACCCGGACCGGGCTGCCTTCACCGATTTCGACCCGTTCTGGGAGTTCGTCTCCGGGCCGTTGAACGCCGGCACGTTCGGCCCGAACACGCTCGATCCCACCTTCGGCCCCGAGGCTGTTTTCGTGAAGGCCCCTCCGGCGGGTCAGTCCAACCTGCCGCCCTCGGCCGGTCTGCAGTTCTTCGGCCGCGTGCACCTCGATCCCGGTGGCGGGCTCACCGTGGAGCTGCGGGACTCCGGCGGTGCGGTGCTCTGGTCGACCACGCTCGCCGTCGTCTGA
- a CDS encoding formylglycine-generating enzyme family protein has product MRIYVEFRNHYSFLADSPEVRRLLNSSSLISEQLVQQLHANGVDPLELPQFSVVRPGDLKLHADERVYSVSPLELRLAQQTGQLARGPAVDAARHLADLVPARIGQVLNTAGLADLQPRLESYFGPAFLADQAVFTLADICTHVGIECFAEGRVTLETLLLAPLFRPAGAGTVALVHTVFQEYFAARYLRTAAGREAAGSNAEPILTEQVREFLVHLGAETIPAPPRTLPAATYLVGPSHRLLLRKIEKPVLFDEFPVTVGQYKAFLAAVAEQGCAQWDHPDTPPGHSHEPWQERLRNPEYFTDPVYDNYPANCVNWWSAYAFARFEGKRLPTCVEWEAAARGTDGRLFPWGDGVDLAAVNCADAWSGRPLVTYEVWKQEIDGGRLRDCAPTPVTDHAANLSPFGVHGMSGNVWEWTETVFDGINSAVICGGSYDNPYRAVQTSSKALYLRRGSSNAVGFRCVREVA; this is encoded by the coding sequence GTGCGGATCTACGTGGAATTCCGTAACCACTACTCGTTCCTCGCCGACTCGCCCGAGGTCCGCCGGCTGCTGAACAGCTCGTCGCTGATCTCGGAGCAGCTCGTCCAGCAGCTGCACGCGAACGGCGTCGATCCGCTGGAGCTTCCGCAGTTCAGCGTGGTCCGACCCGGTGACCTGAAGCTGCACGCGGACGAGCGGGTCTACTCGGTCTCGCCGTTGGAACTGCGGCTCGCTCAGCAGACCGGCCAGCTCGCGCGGGGGCCCGCCGTGGATGCGGCCAGGCACCTCGCGGACCTGGTGCCGGCCCGCATCGGGCAGGTCCTGAACACCGCCGGGCTCGCTGATCTCCAGCCCAGGCTGGAGAGTTACTTCGGCCCGGCGTTCCTGGCCGATCAGGCGGTGTTCACTCTGGCGGACATCTGCACCCACGTCGGCATCGAATGCTTCGCCGAGGGACGGGTCACGCTGGAGACGTTACTGCTCGCGCCCCTGTTCCGTCCGGCCGGCGCCGGCACGGTGGCGTTGGTGCACACCGTTTTCCAGGAGTATTTCGCCGCGCGCTACCTGCGGACCGCGGCCGGACGGGAGGCCGCGGGCAGCAACGCCGAACCGATTCTGACCGAGCAGGTCCGGGAGTTCCTCGTCCACCTCGGCGCCGAGACGATCCCCGCGCCCCCGCGGACGCTGCCGGCAGCGACGTACCTGGTCGGGCCGAGCCACCGCCTCCTTCTTCGAAAGATCGAGAAGCCGGTGCTGTTCGACGAGTTCCCCGTGACGGTCGGGCAGTACAAGGCGTTCCTCGCCGCGGTCGCCGAGCAGGGCTGCGCGCAGTGGGATCATCCGGACACTCCGCCAGGCCACAGCCACGAACCATGGCAGGAACGCTTGCGCAACCCGGAGTACTTCACCGATCCGGTGTACGATAACTACCCGGCGAACTGCGTCAACTGGTGGAGTGCCTACGCCTTCGCCCGCTTCGAGGGCAAGCGGCTGCCGACCTGCGTCGAGTGGGAGGCCGCCGCCCGGGGCACGGATGGCCGGCTGTTCCCCTGGGGAGACGGCGTCGACCTGGCCGCGGTCAACTGCGCCGACGCGTGGAGCGGCCGGCCGTTGGTGACTTACGAGGTCTGGAAGCAGGAGATCGACGGCGGCCGGTTGCGGGACTGCGCCCCGACCCCGGTGACCGATCATGCGGCGAACCTGTCCCCGTTCGGGGTGCACGGCATGTCCGGCAACGTGTGGGAATGGACCGAGACCGTGTTCGACGGGATCAACTCCGCGGTGATCTGCGGCGGCTCCTACGACAACCCGTACCGGGCGGTGCAGACTTCGTCGAAGGCCCTGTACCTACGTCGGGGCAGCAGTAACGCCGTCGGGTTCCGCTGCGTGCGGGAGGTCGCGTGA